The Sporocytophaga myxococcoides DSM 11118 genome segment TATTCAGAGCTTTTTTTATTTTTGTCCCGTGAATTTTCTTTCAGAACAAGCAATTTTTGAGTTTATAGACTCAGCCCTTGCGGAAGACGTCGGGAACGGCGATCATTCCACCTTGGCTTCTGTTCCTGCAGATGCTATCAATAAAGCTCAGCTTTTAGTAAAAGACGAAGGAGTGCTGGCCGGTGTAGCGCTTTCGGAAATGATATTTTCAAGAGTGGATCCGGACCTCAGAATGGAAATCCTTATTCCGGATGGAATCAGAGTAAAGCCAAAAGATGTGGCTTTTAAAGTGCATGGCCGGGCCAGGTCTATTTTAACAGGTGAAAGACTAGTGCTCAACTGTATGCAAAGAATGAGCGGAATTGCAACGCTGACAACAACATACAACGAACTTATCAGAGATACAGGCTGCAAACTTCTTGACACAAGAAAGACCACACCAAACTTTCGCTTACCGGAGAAATGGGCGGTTGCAATCGGAGGTGGAGTTAATCACAGATTCGGCTTATATGATATGATTATCCTTAAAGACAATCATATTGATTTTGCAGGAGGAATAAAACAGGCTATAGAATCTACAAAAAATTACCTTCAGAAGCATTCTTTATCACTAAAAATAGAAGTGGAAACAAGATCACTTAAAGAAGTGGAAGAAGTGCTTAATGTAGGAGGAATTGACAGAATAATGCTTGACAACATGAGCCCTCAGCTTATGAAAGAAGCAGTAGCACTAATAGCCAGGAAATTTGAGACCGAAGCTTCCGGTGGCATCAATGAATCAACTATCAGGTCTTATGCATTAACAGGCGTTGATTACATCTCCTGTGGTGCTTTGACCCACTCATTCAGAAGTCTGGACCTTAGTCTTAAAGCATTTTAAAAAATTTATATACAGAAGAATCAGGAATTATGATTATCAAAACCAAAAAGTACCAGTTACCTAAAAACACCTACGTAAAAATTGCTCTTACAAACCTTGTCAAAAAACAATGGTGGTATATTTTCGGACCAATACTGTTCGGATGTATTGCCATTTTTCTTCCGGATTACAAATGGTGGTTTATAGTGACTGCAATCATTGCAGTAGTTGGTTATATTCTATTCTGGGCAATACAGTTTACCGGAGTTACCCAACTGCCACAAAATCAAATTATGTTTGATAAACTTACTTATGAAATTGACAGCAGACAAGTACTCATCAAATTGAACCCAAAACAAGGAAGTCCGATACAATGGAATATGGTGGTAGCTGCTGAAAAAACTAAAGATGCTTATCTGTTAATTATCAATAAAGCTCAGATCATTCACCTTCCTTTTAAAATCTTCAATTCGGACAATGATATTCGTTTTATGGATAGCATTTTGAAAAGGAAAGAGTACATTAAATAAGTTGAAAGTTATAAGTACAAAGAGGGAAGACGATCTGTTAATGATTGTCTTCCCTCTTGCATTTTAATAATTTAAGGTGTGACATAAAACAGAGAAAGGCCATCTTATTCAGATAGCCTTCCATTATATTCAACTTTAAACTTTAAACTTATTACTTAATTCTTTACCATCTTCAAATGATACGTCTTCCCATTTACAACAACCTTTAGAAGATACATACCAGAGCTTAAGGAAGCTCCGATTTCAACTTTATCTTCAATACCAAGGTTCTCAATAGTTTCAACTATCATACCAGACAAGTCCACTACATATACAGAATAACTGCTGCTGTAAGGAGAAACAACAGATAGCTGAGATGATTTTTGAAATGGGTTTGGAACAAGGCTTAACCTCGTCTGATCTTCATTAGAAATATAAACAATTTTACTTAATTCATGAGAACCATCTATATCAACCTGTTTCAATCGATAATAAAACAAACCGTTTACAGGATAACTATCCTCGAATGTGTAATATATTACCGATGAACTTGTACCTGCTGCATGAACCTGGCCAATTGCGTTAAAGTCTGTTCCGTTAGTTGATCTCTGGATTTCAAAGTAACTGCTGTTTTCCTCCGATGCAGTAATCCAGCTTAAAGAAGTCATATTGTTTTCACGTATTCCTTTAAACTCCAACAATCTTACAGGAGTCGTCATACATCCAGCACCGGTAGTTGCAATGACTGGAAGCCTGCTGCAGTTGTTTCCTGTTGAAATTTTCCAGTCATAGAAATACATGTAATCGTCAGTATCATTATTCCCGCCTGCTGAACCAGTAATAGATACTATTCCTGATGGATTTGAAACATATGGGTAACCTGCCCCTGTTGAATTCCAGAGTATATCGGCATTGATTCCCAGTGAAGAAACTTTCATTCTTAGATTTGGCCCCCAAGCTGCTTTAATGTCAAACCCTGTAAAATTAAAAGTAATCAGGCTATTGGCCATAGCCATTGTAATGTTTACAGGGTCCGAAGTAAACGTTTTAGCAGGAGTAAATGAATTTCCTGAGTTATTCAAAATTTCCACAGTGATAGTCGCAGACTTATTTTCATTAATATTTCCAAGAGGCACCTTGAAAGAATGAAGAGTAAAGTCACTAGTAACAGTAAACAGCATCATATTGGTTGCACTTACTCCCCAGTTAGTTCCAGAACCCAGAGATGTAACCTGTCCTACACTTCCTGTAGTGCTGCTCATGTCCTGTACATAGTAAGTTCCGGCAGCTGGCGCATTATAGGTAGTTACGCCTGTAGCCAGAGGAGTGGTAGAAGTTGAAGTTGCATACCAGTTGTATGGTCCCCCCGTAGCACTTGCAATGGAAAGATTAATAGGAGCAGTAGATGCACAACCATCAACTGCAATCGGAAGGCTCGATGTAATAGTAATACTAGACTCAGTAAAAGCGCAACCGGATATACTTGCTGTAATTTTATACACTCCCGCTTTTCGTACATTAAGTAAAGTTTTCGCTTCTTCACCCGTAATACTATTACCATCCAGACTCCATTGCCAGGTAGTTGACGCGGGGAATGCTGCACCATTAGAAACTGTGAGATCAACAGAAGACGGATTACACAAATTAATCGGGCCAGTTGGTGATATTACAGGTAAAGGCAATGTGCTGCTGATTATAATAGTATCTGATTTGGTACAAGTCACTGCATTTGCAGCATCCAAAGAATCTCGTATGACAACATAAGTACCTGCTCCGTTTGCAGCTGTCACTGAATATTTATTATCAGCTGCATTACTACTATTATTAACCAGAACGGATGCTGCCGGACTAATTTTTTTCCATGTAAATCTAATAGAGCTACCTCCAGATGTATTTGAGTTCAGCTGAAAAGGAAATGAAGAGCCGCATGTGTTTATGTCAGCACCAAGTGAAGGGATAGAACAAGTTGGTGGATTGCCACAAAACTTATTTGTATCAATGGGAGCTACTCTTGAGTTAATAAAACCAAGTGCACCAACTAATCCAGCGTTGTAATCAATTCCAACCTCCGAATTAACATAATCGTCTCTATTGTCATTATATGTACCATCGCGTTTGCCGCCAACCAAGGCTCCCAATTGCTGATTTTTTATCGGTATCGTCAGACTATTATCAGTATTGGCTGGGTTGTCATCTCTCAGATAAGCATTCCGATGGTGAGGTTTTAATGGTGAAATATATCCCGTACCTCCAGGAACAAACCCTACTATATAAGATCTCTTATTAGCGTTCCCTCCCATTATATAATCAATGTCTGCATATAGCTTTGCCAAAACTGGTGCAGTATAATTGTTATTTAGTTTGCAGTATAAAGCTATCAGAAAAGAAGAATTAGCATTATAACGCAGCGCTCCCCAACCTCCTCCATATGCATTATAAACTCCCAGACCATTTCTGCTCCCATTAGCCAGAAAGTGGCCTGTTATCCGATTATTAAAAGTTGTCAACGAAGTCGCGTCTCCTAGTACTGCCAAGTTATATAAGGCAATTTCCCCGGTATTTGCATAATCAAAAGTATAGCCCATGTTTGGAGTAATTGGGCCCTGACTAATTGCTTCAGTTCTGTAAGCAACATTTCCTGTAGCCCAATACAATTCAGCACATAAAGTAGCAAAATCGTCCTTCCAGTTTGTTTTGGCACCATACTGGCCTCCTCCTGCAGAACCAACAGTACCAGGATTAGCCTTTGCATAATTATAGGCATAGACAGCATGCTGGAGGCAAGTTGCTGCAAAAGTTGCATCAAACTTTTTATACACTCTGGACATCAAAGCTAATGTGGCTCCACAAAAAGACGGCATAGAAGCATCTTGAGGATTTTTATATATTGGTCTTGGTTGCCCACCATTATTTACATCATTGGTCTGCATTTTAACAGCAGTCTCCCACCTGCAATGATCCCCGGGGCACCCTCCCTTCCCAATTTGGTAATAAAAAGTAGTTGAATTTGGAATACATTTTATAAGAAACTCTGCTTCATGCTTCATCTCATCCAATACATCCGGAATACAATTCGGATCATGTGCATTGTCTTCAAAGTTCCATTTATTTGCTGCCTTGTAGCCTTGGTAATCAAAAGAATATCTGTCGTCATAACCGGTTTTAAATTCTGCATAACCTTTGAGAAGCAAATAAGCGGAGTAATACTGAGTTTGCCCGAACTTTACATGATCTCCGCAATCATGCCAACCTCCAGAAAGATCATATGCTCCATCTGCATCGGCAATAAACGCTCTTCCTCTTAATGCTGCAGGAACGCCTGTAGGTAGATGATTGTATAAAAGCCAATTGTTCTCTCCTGACCTTTGTGCACCATAAAACCTCGTGGTCATCCATAATGCTTTTTGATAATCTGCATTTGTGAGAGTTTGGGAAAACACTGTCTGACTGAGAAGGGTGAGGATAAATAAAACTTGAGAAATCTTTTTCATTAGCTGACAACTCTATAATCTATGAATTTACTAATAAAAAATTGCACTCAAAACGGGCTTGAGCACCCATTCAAAATCAACCATGTAATAAATCTTTAATGTTTTTTAATTTTTCACCTCTAATAGTTTACTACTATGTACAGAAACGCAACACTAATATTATATCCAATTGAATCTCAAAAGAATAGTAAAATCAAATTTTGCCTTAGATAAATCATATCACCAGACATAAAAAGATAAATTTAGCTGCTTAAAAGCAAAAGTGCTTTCCCTCGTTCTTCGAGAAAAAGCACTTAAACTTGCGGCGAACCAAAAAAAATGAAAAAAATCTGTACTGTGAGCTACTTTAAAAAACAATAATTAACATCTCTGCCAGCAATGTTTGAAAAATTGGGCCTCTGATAGGCAAAATTCGGGAACAAACAATAACACGTTCCTTTAGGTTGAAAATACTTTACAGATACATGATCCAATGGCATATCCATTTTCTGAATTTTTTCAAGATAAGAATCATAGACACGTGAGTGTACTCCATAACAATGCAAGCAGTCTGCATTTGTAATCCTGAAAATTCTGAAATTTACCTTTTCGGGGATCTCTTTGTGACAACATCCCAGCTGGAAAAATTCCCAGTCATCTGGTATCGTTGATTTATAGTCATCAAAGATTTCATTTACCTGAGGATGAAACTCCACATCATCTTCTAATATTAATATCTTATCATAACCCTTTGCTTTAGCATCCAGAAGTATCAGTTCTGTTGTCTTCATCAACCCAGCGGCTCCAAGGTTCCAGGCAATAGGGTCGATATTTCCGGGATTATGATACACAATATTATCTTTCCTGCCATTGATGGCAGGAAAGATTTCAGGAGTAAGTCCAACTGCTTTGCATTCCAGCAAAGACAACTCTTTTCTATCAACCCTTTCAGGGAGATTGATCAGATAACAGTGATCGAAAAATTCAGCTAGCATCTGCAAGAATATTTATTCATGTACTATTGCTTAACTAAACCGCATACTCTTTCACAATGACAGCATTGATATAACCTGTTGTATTTCCACCAGTAGTGTCGGCAGCTACATTGATTACGATCTGCCCTGTTCCGTCAGGTACAACCTTGTCAAAACTTACAGTAGTATTGGTATTGCCATAGCATTCCAGATTTTTAGCCACGCCGCCTATCGTATAAATAGTTCCTTTAGGGGCAGTAGATCCTGAAGTAGCTCTGCTACCGTAGATGATAATATCATAGACCTTGGTTGGATCACCTTTAAAGGTCAAATTACGCGCATTCGGAGATGATACATAGAAATAGCTTTTCATAATATCCGTAGGAATACTATAGCCTGTTCCGGAATCCGGAGATGCTCCGGTTACCCCATTAATTGCGAATGATACAGGGAATACAACACATCCTGAGCTTGCGCCTGCTATATTGTTGAGTGCAAACGGACTACCGGAAGTATAGTTCGTTGTTACATAATTCCATGTAGTATCTGTGGTTGTAGCAGATGTTCCCAAGTCAATCTTGATCGTTTGAAGAAGCGTTGGACCGGTTGGTTCTGGTTCTTCTGGCTCTTCCACATACTCTGTTAATTTATGAAGTGTAACTACACCAGCGTTGTCTATAGTCTCATACCATAGAGAACCATCAGGAGAAACTTTGCTGACAGTAGCATTTGGATAGGTACCATCAAAGACTTTATCAATATCTCCTGAAACTTCAAAGCGGAGATCATTTTGAGGGTCGAGGAATTTTACGTTTGAAACACATACTCCAAAATGAATGCAGCTTGTGCCAAAGGCAAATTCATTGCCTGAACAGCCGGTGGACAGCACGATGTGATTTCCGCGAATAATATTATAAAGATTCTCTTTACCTACATAATTATAATTACATGTATTCTCAGGGAGATCTGTTTCAAATTTAATGTTATAGCATCCAGATGAAACTTCATTATGCGAAGCGCCATTGTCAAAGGTTATCATTGTACACCCAGTGCCAATCTTATTATAATTGTTGTTTTCAGGCATTGAAATATTAAAACAATTATATTCAATTATATTTCCATTGCCATTAATAGAGATATAACTCCCTCCACCAATATGATTATTTAAACCACTAATTACAGAGTTTGAAATTCCAGACAAATAATTATACGAACCATTTTCTATACCAGACATAGTCCCACTAAACTCATTAGAAGAACTATCTGTAAGAGATAATGCCGCTCCTTTTACTTTGTTATAACTCGAGCGTTCAAATGTAGAATTATTACACTCTTTCACGACATTCCTTGAACTCTGATCAAAAGAGACATTGGTACAATCTCCCTCCAAAGTATTATGTTGGGAATCTGCCAAAAATGAATTATCAGAACATTGCATTCCCAGGTTATTATAGGGAGATGTATGAAAATTATTATTGCTTGAGTTATCTCCAATCTCACAACTCTGTGAATTATGAACAACCGAATTATAGGAACAATTAGACCCAATTTTTACATTCTTTGAACTATAACCTATATTGTTCCCAAACGAATCAGATCCAATCTCAGAATTATCGGAGCTATACTCGATTTTATTACCATAGCTTCCTCCATGTAAGGTACAATTTGCTACCGAAGCTAATGTTGAATTATATGCACCACTCTCAATACAGTTACTTGTTGCAGAATAAACCAAAAATACATTGTTCACATTGCTTTTAATAGAATTATAACATGCACTATTACATACTACAACGTTATTGCAAGAGTCACCTATTATGTTAGAATAAGCAGAGTTAAACAATAAAATATCACTGCTTTTATTTCCAATTATATTTCCATAAGACCCATATGCAAATGTTATATTTTTGGAGTCTTCACCTATAGAATTACCATAACTGTGTAGTACAACAACATTATTATAACTTCCATCATTCATCCTACCTATAGAAATATCTTTTGAACTTGAATCGTTAAAAGTTAAATAATCCTCATATACGGAAAGATTAGCATTAATACTCACGCCCATCATGGATAAGGTAGTATTACAAGCCCATTTATTATTTGTATCGGTAACAAAAATAATTTGCCAATTATCGGAAGTGAAGGTAACACCAGAAGTATGCGATTTTACACATCTATAAAATAGCGAATTAAATAAAACTCCATCACCAACAGCATAGGCATGAGAAGCCTGCCATGCAAGAGAAGCATTGGAAGCTGTATCCACCTGCCATCTCCTAAACCTCACATTCCTAAAATCATACCATGTCTCCAGATTCCTATCGTAATCTTTTCTGTAAGTAATCTTACCTTCTCTAGAAGTAGTTCCATCTTCACATATCACATTACTCAAATCAAGAGCAATTACATCTTGAGGATAACTTTCCGAATAAACAAAGCGTGAAACTGTAGAGCTTGTCAATGCATATAACAATAAATACTCCGTTGCACCTGTATTGACCACTGTAGTGTTGGATATAACATGTTTGGTCTGAAAAGGGATTCTGTATAAAGCTCCCTTTTTAAGACTATTTGCCGCCATCATGTTCCTGATATCACTGGCGTATACATTCAGAGAAGGCTCGCGTGCTCCTGCTTCCGCTATTGCATCTATCAGGGCTGAAAAATCTGTTTCCAATGGATTGTCACCATTCTGGAAACGGGCTTTTAAATCATTAAAATTTGCCATAATTCAAAAAAGTTTATTAATACAGATTGTATTTATTATTGATATAGTTAAAAATGTCTTCTACTTCGTGATCATTCAACGCTCGGTTGTAGACAATGATCTCTGCAATGCTTCCTTTCATAAAGGCTCCTGAAGTAAACACTCCTGCGCTTCTGGAAGCGCCTATGTAGAACAGATCTCCTGAGGTATTAGGAACTGTTGTATCTGCAGATACTGAATTTTCAGTCAAGGAGGTATTATTCAGAAATGCCTGGTATTGGCCGTAATTAGCACCTTGAGCGTTTCTGAAAGAAACAGCATTGAATTCATCAAGAGCAGTTAATCCATTACTAAAAGTTCTGTATCCATTGTTGAAGCTTACTTTAAGGCTATCATTGGCTGCATAGATTCTTGTTTTGGCATTTGTTCCTGCTGCATCACCGATGTACAATACAGTCCTATCACCGGCTGCTGATGCTTCAGCTACAAAGAAAATTGTAGATGCTTTTGAACCTGTAATATCTATAGAATCACTTGAAACAAGATATTGACTTCCCGCGAACTCAACAGCTGGATATCCACTACCTGCATCTTCCCTGTAAACAGGATTATTCAACGGGTCTACTTCAACAGCATGATTTCTATTCAAAGATCTGTCCTGCCATTCGGCAACAGGATCACCGTCTTCCAGTCCTTCCAGCTTATCCGCAGAAAGCCACAGAGAGAGTCCTTCATACTGTGAAGGCAAAATCTCGTTCTGAATGGTGAGTGCCTTTTCTTCAGTATTTAAAAGTCCTGATGCGTTTTCAACATCCACTTTATACCTGTGATAGACATTGCTATCTTCATCATCAAGCTTTTCAAGTGTTCCCGCATTGAATGTAATTTCTGCATCATTCGTTTTGACTTCATGGATTTTATTCCAGTTACCTGAGTCGGTCATCTTATACAGATAATACTTCCCATTGTGCGTTGTCTTCGACCATTTTAGCGTAACATCGATTAGCTGTGTTTCCGTAATTTCAGCTGCTTCAAAAGAAAGCTCCGGAGCCGCTGGATTTACCACATCAATGACACTGGCAAGAATCAGACCGGAAGCTTCGGATGGCACCAATTCTTCTTCATCAGATTCATTGAGGATGTTTCGCAAAGCTACAATACGGTAATAGATGTTTTCACCGAATGGTGGGAAATCAAGATTTGTAAAGGTATCCTCCAACTGATCTGTTGCATTGATCTCTGCAGCAAGATCCATCGTTCTAACCGAAGTTGCTTTACCTCTGTCGGTTGTTCTGTAAATTCTGAATGCAGTTATATTCTCAGCTTCCAGATAAGGGTTTACTGTAAACCTCACTGCTGTTGATTCCCCGATAACAGGATTCTCTGGCCGACTAAACACTCCCGTTACAGCTGGTGCTGCAGGTGCATAAGCATCTATCAATCTTACAGGGCCCAGCATATCTGAACCACCTCCTTGTACAAGAGCATCCGTAATTTCTTTGACAAAGTAAAAATACCAAGACTCAGTTGCCGCACCGTCAATCTTATAATCTGTAAAGCGAACCTTATCTTCTCCCGGAAGTTTCACAACCATCGGATAGGGATCATATTCAGCATCTTCTTTCGAAAGACGTTCGTCATTGCTGTTTCTGATTTTTGGTGGACGTTGAGAAGTTTGTTTCCCTTCTTTAATATGTGAATACAATACTGGCTGTTCAGTCAAAGGAACGAAGACGGATTCTATGGCTCTTCGTATAATGTCCTTTGCTTCTTCAATGTCGTAACTTCCTGCAAATGGATAAACAGGTAAAGCATTTGGATCCTGAGAAGGAATTCTGTAAGCTGGGTTATCCGGCTTTTGAAAACCATAACCATTCACCACCTCAAATCCTTCGCCACTTTCATCACTATAAGTTTTTACATTTACCAGATTTCTCCACCTCTCTGCAGCAGTAGCCATAGTGTCATCGACTATTTCATTTAAGTCAATAAGAATTTGAGCAACTGTTTCACGCTTGTATAATACATCAAGAATCGATCTATGATTTCCTCTGTAAAAAACAAGAGCAAAAGGCTTTCTTCCATCCTCAACATTCATCGGAGTATCGAAGGTATAAGTTGATTTACCATAAAAATCAGGACGCGTTGCAAATGATGGTCCTTCTGGGTTCTCCGGTATTGCAGCTTTTATAATCCTTCTTCCTATAACAGGAACAGGGGAACTGATGTAAGACGTCTGACCATTTCTTGCATCTACTGCCCTCGCAGCAAATACAGTAGTTCTCAGACTTTCATCACTGCCTGATGAGGGAACAAGGTTACTATTAACGAAATCACTGTCCCTTTCTGCATTCAGATAAAGTCTGTAGCCTGGGTGAAAGTTTACGAATACAGTACCCGTCTTAATTGGCTCATAGCCATTAATAGGATTATAGGTAGTAGGATCAACTTTAAAGTCAGCATCATAAACAGTAATTACGAGGTCAGCTCCACTGTTATTAATATTTATTACCTGAAGCTCTTTCTTCTCAGCACTATCATTTTCCTTTTCTATTCTGACTACACCCTGATACCATTCAAAGTCAGGATCCGCATGTGCAGTTAGTGGATTGCCGTCAAAAGTAATTGTGAACACACCTGTTCTCGATTCTTCAATTTCCGCCTCCACATTTACCTTCAATGAATCGTTATAGACCCATCCTTTATCCTTCTTTTCTTCAATTAGTGCAGGTTCGGCAATACCACCCATCAGGTAGTTTGTCTGATTTCCATCACTGTCAGTGACAAGTTCGGTATGCTCAGAAAAATAATGAATAGCAACTTCCTTATTCAAAGTATAATTCCACGATTCCTTTTCAGCCATATTTCGAGGAACCAGGAACCTGTCTCCAACCTTAGGCAAGAAGCTCTTGATCGGAGAAATAATCGTATTATCATTATCTGGTTCCTCTATTGTTCTTTCTTCCTTTTTTGCAAGATAGAATACCGGTCCTTCACTTGAAAAATAAGGGGTTTCAACATCTTTGACGATAAAGTCAGCCTTATCGATCACCATTACACTTCCTTTGAAGAAAGGATAATCCTCAGGGGCTAAAACAGGATTTACCGATGCATCGTTGCCAGAGCTATAAAGTTTGTAACCTTCTGTAGTTACTTTTATTCTTCCGTCTTCCAATTGTAAAACACTTTTCACCTTGCCCCGCACAGACTCGGGTAGTGCCTTATGGAATAAGAACTGAACCTTAGTTGCTTTATTCGGAACACCATTGGTTTTGGTCATAGCCTGGTTCATATTATTAATATGATTCCAGTTAAATGTAACTCTCAACAATGTTGAATCTTCATTAAGTGCAGCCAAAGCAGTTTGTTCGGATGCAGTTGTAAACAGTAACGGAGTCCCTTCTTCCTGAACAAGATGTGCTGCAAGATTTAAAGGCGGAATAATAGTATTCCTAGATGGAAAATCAGTGTTGTTCGTTTGATTCGTAACTTGCGAAGCAGAGATTCTTGAAAACGTGTTGATTCCATATACCGCATACTGGTGAACTCCTTCTTCAATCTCTTTATGAACGTATAATGGATTTGATCCACCAAATAAAACAGGAACTGGTTCTGGATTTTCATTGGCATCCAGGAAGTCCTC includes the following:
- the nadC gene encoding carboxylating nicotinate-nucleotide diphosphorylase; protein product: MNFLSEQAIFEFIDSALAEDVGNGDHSTLASVPADAINKAQLLVKDEGVLAGVALSEMIFSRVDPDLRMEILIPDGIRVKPKDVAFKVHGRARSILTGERLVLNCMQRMSGIATLTTTYNELIRDTGCKLLDTRKTTPNFRLPEKWAVAIGGGVNHRFGLYDMIILKDNHIDFAGGIKQAIESTKNYLQKHSLSLKIEVETRSLKEVEEVLNVGGIDRIMLDNMSPQLMKEAVALIARKFETEASGGINESTIRSYALTGVDYISCGALTHSFRSLDLSLKAF
- a CDS encoding YcxB family protein, with protein sequence MIIKTKKYQLPKNTYVKIALTNLVKKQWWYIFGPILFGCIAIFLPDYKWWFIVTAIIAVVGYILFWAIQFTGVTQLPQNQIMFDKLTYEIDSRQVLIKLNPKQGSPIQWNMVVAAEKTKDAYLLIINKAQIIHLPFKIFNSDNDIRFMDSILKRKEYIK
- a CDS encoding glycoside hydrolase family 9 protein, whose product is MKKISQVLFILTLLSQTVFSQTLTNADYQKALWMTTRFYGAQRSGENNWLLYNHLPTGVPAALRGRAFIADADGAYDLSGGWHDCGDHVKFGQTQYYSAYLLLKGYAEFKTGYDDRYSFDYQGYKAANKWNFEDNAHDPNCIPDVLDEMKHEAEFLIKCIPNSTTFYYQIGKGGCPGDHCRWETAVKMQTNDVNNGGQPRPIYKNPQDASMPSFCGATLALMSRVYKKFDATFAATCLQHAVYAYNYAKANPGTVGSAGGGQYGAKTNWKDDFATLCAELYWATGNVAYRTEAISQGPITPNMGYTFDYANTGEIALYNLAVLGDATSLTTFNNRITGHFLANGSRNGLGVYNAYGGGWGALRYNANSSFLIALYCKLNNNYTAPVLAKLYADIDYIMGGNANKRSYIVGFVPGGTGYISPLKPHHRNAYLRDDNPANTDNSLTIPIKNQQLGALVGGKRDGTYNDNRDDYVNSEVGIDYNAGLVGALGFINSRVAPIDTNKFCGNPPTCSIPSLGADINTCGSSFPFQLNSNTSGGSSIRFTWKKISPAASVLVNNSSNAADNKYSVTAANGAGTYVVIRDSLDAANAVTCTKSDTIIISSTLPLPVISPTGPINLCNPSSVDLTVSNGAAFPASTTWQWSLDGNSITGEEAKTLLNVRKAGVYKITASISGCAFTESSITITSSLPIAVDGCASTAPINLSIASATGGPYNWYATSTSTTPLATGVTTYNAPAAGTYYVQDMSSTTGSVGQVTSLGSGTNWGVSATNMMLFTVTSDFTLHSFKVPLGNINENKSATITVEILNNSGNSFTPAKTFTSDPVNITMAMANSLITFNFTGFDIKAAWGPNLRMKVSSLGINADILWNSTGAGYPYVSNPSGIVSITGSAGGNNDTDDYMYFYDWKISTGNNCSRLPVIATTGAGCMTTPVRLLEFKGIRENNMTSLSWITASEENSSYFEIQRSTNGTDFNAIGQVHAAGTSSSVIYYTFEDSYPVNGLFYYRLKQVDIDGSHELSKIVYISNEDQTRLSLVPNPFQKSSQLSVVSPYSSSYSVYVVDLSGMIVETIENLGIEDKVEIGASLSSGMYLLKVVVNGKTYHLKMVKN
- a CDS encoding glycosyltransferase family 25 protein yields the protein MLAEFFDHCYLINLPERVDRKELSLLECKAVGLTPEIFPAINGRKDNIVYHNPGNIDPIAWNLGAAGLMKTTELILLDAKAKGYDKILILEDDVEFHPQVNEIFDDYKSTIPDDWEFFQLGCCHKEIPEKVNFRIFRITNADCLHCYGVHSRVYDSYLEKIQKMDMPLDHVSVKYFQPKGTCYCLFPNFAYQRPNFSNIAGRDVNYCFLK